The nucleotide sequence cctccggtttatatgggcactaggggtatctagggttacacatggtcgttAGTCATCTAGGGGTTACATGCTGAATCTAACAGATATACTTGGAGTACACGCCAAGTCCTCGGTCAAGCCCAATATGTTTGCGCCATGGGTTAGAGGCCTCCGGACTCCCTCCTCGTCAACGGGctatcagtccagcccatggactATACCTGCTAGGCCaggaccccctagtctaggacaccgtcaagaGGTAGAGTTACTACGGGCGTTACAAGGAAATGTCATTATAACTACGCTTGAAGTCCAACATTAAGTCCCTCGAATGTTACAGCTCCCACGTCGCCTCTTCAACTTCCATGTCCGAGTGTTGTGAATGAGGTCGACTGGTAGAAGCGTGTCCGAGTGGCTAGACTATAACCGAGTGGATATACAAAAGTGTGCATCCGAATACGCCTATGGTTCGGAGACCTTCCAACGATGATGTGGGGCCCTAGGCTGGCCCTTAATGTTAGGTCCATGGCACCACCCCTAGTAGGTGACCCCATCACCGGCCGAGGGAGCGCCGCCTGCTGCACgaccggctgaacacgcctcctcaccgcatccaaccggcttcagactgccccaccTACCTCCATTGAACCCGCTCGTGTGCCGAGAAATCTACTTCAGCCACACGTTCGTTTGCCAGCCGACCGGCATTAAACACAATGTCGGCTGGCTCCTCGTGTCTGCCCgttatttaaacgaggccagacgcctgtCAAGAACTGCACCACACCTccgctccccatctcctccttgCACCATATTTTGCACACTTTCCATGACATCCGGCGAGCAGGAAGAGGGGTACTACGGCATAAAAGAAGGTTGGGTGGCCCGTTGAGCCTGCCTGTTGCGAGCTAGGAAACTCGCTGCTCCACCTCCCTTCCCACCCTAGGCGTCAGTACCATGGGCGAGGCTGTAGGTGGGCTAGACGAGATGCATGCCGCCGCTCCAAGCTTGCCCCTGGTGCAACAACTCACCGCTCCAAGCCAGATCGCATAGGAGTGGCCAGTTGTTCCACGTCGACACGTGGGGGAGCACGATGGCACATACACCATGGATGTTGTGGCCGCTGTTGTGTCATCACACTCTTCCCACACCTAAGGTCGCGCCATGCGCCGCAAACGTTAAAAAAATCACACCCTGTCGGCGGAGGCGGCCAGCACGTTCGTGGCCGCCGCTCACACCAAGGAAAATTAGGCCATGGGAGGCCACCGCCGATTCATGTTGGCTATCGCCATCGTGTCGCGTGCATACATAGTCGATGTCTTGCCCGGTTCAGCGCAGACCATCGACGACCCCCACCTCTGCTTCACGAAAGTGGAGTAGGGCACTCTTCCCCTCCGGCTGAAGCATGGCCACTCCGAGGAGCGGCGTGACCGGACATAAGGAAAATATGGCGGAGGCGGAAGCCACAGAGGGTAGCCATGTCGTGGGAATGGGGATCCGCCGCGACCAGCATTAGACTAGGTGATTAGTTGAAGTATGTCCGAAATTATGCCTCGAGAGTTGGACGAGCTCCGCTTTTAGTTGGAGTATGTCCGAAATAATACCTCGAGAGTTGGACGAGCTCCGCTTTTAGTTGGAGTAATTCCGGTTTATATGGAATCCAGCGAGTCCGCACAAATTTTGTTCAGTCAGTTCAAACAGTGGCTGAAATTTATGCGGGACGGCACTGGATGGTTGTCTCCTGCATTATTATCCGCGCAATGGCCCCCATTTCTACGGACGGATGCAGGAGCAAATTTGTGgttcagcgttggagatgcccttataggTGAAGGGGTAAAATTGTTGGTTGCTGCAAGTTGTGGTTGACATTTTAAGTattccctctctctcagtttacagggcgtccCCTAAGTCATCAATTTGACCAATCTAATATAAgtcatatattataaaaatacaccaatataaacttcagatgttctattttcaaacagtatattttttgtgttatatagtttatattagggtgataaaattgacaagTAGGTATATGCGCAGGACTTGTACTcgctccgtctaggtgagtaagtcatcttaggttgtgcaccatgaccaaggagggggtgaaaacgagagaccttaatgtttattttctaattaatagcattgcatgcaattaactaaccactgcatgtcgtgtttaggctagccatagtggggtaACTTAGGTAGaaacttaacacatcccaagataattttgcttatgtggcatgtatttaatgaggaaagaggtgtttgtgataacataatatgttactgtaacatagcattttccgaggcaaaatgagtctatgaactaataaatgaagtcatctatgatactactactatgttTCTTTGCATTatgaagatagtaacttagactagtatcatatgcatgatactagtataagttactccccactatgaccagccttagtagtctcaagtcattaaaagcatgcacaccccttttattggttgatatgtcaagaaacaagaatgaAGTAAAAATTAAtacaccgcgcctaagtgttttggggttatttgattttcgtaagatgacttacacacctagacagagggagtaaacCAAAACGGAGGAAGTAGAAGTAGTTGGGCTAGTGTCAGTGTGGTCGTATTGAGGGCCGTTAATTGGTGCTGGGGACTGAATCTTGACTTTACCCCGGGAGCAGAGGGAAGGTTCTGATGTGATTTGTAGGTTGTGGGGAAAAATATCTTCAGGATTGACATGTTCTGGAGTtcttagagcattactagtagaactctcaaaccctcaaaccctcactAGCATTTTAAGGGtccaaaaataatttttttgtgcacttttacgggttgaaaaacaggggcaaagattagaaccctcaaacccaacccttataacGGAATATTCCCCATGAACGACGTTGTCGTTGCGCGCGGGAGGTCGACGGGGTGGCCGCCGGCGACGGGGGCGACTAGCAGCGGCGGTCGCGGGCGTGGGTGCGGGAGTTGGGAGGATTTTTCCCTCCCGCGCGAGGATAACCGCCAAATGAGGGTTGGGGTAGGTTTTGCTCCCAACCCTTATTTTTGAGGATTGGGAGAGGATTTAAGGGTTTGACCTTTAAAAAATTTAAGAATTTGAGGATTAAGGGATTCTAGTCTACGGCTTTTTTTCGACGAAAACGATAAAAAAGCAGTTATTTTTAGGGTTCGAAAATTTAAGggctctactagtaatgctcttacgTTTTCATAGTACTCCTATAAGCTGTGGTGGATACATCGATGCTTCTCGTTCGTACTGCCGCAATAATTAGCTGACCAATACTCTGAACTATTCTTGTGATATGTGAGCGATTTTTTTTTTTGCCGGAATATGTGAGCGTTGCTCCTAGAATAAAAAAACTTCCATAAGGTTGACATCGGCCGTTGCATATCTATCAACTCTGCTAAAAGTCGACTTCGGCGGTCGCAAATCTATCAACAACTCTGCTAAAAGTCAATCTTACAGAAAATATCGCTCAATGGCGACAGGAAGTCGATTAATCTAAGTGAACCGGACTGAAAATGGAAATACAGGGAGACTTCTGGTGCCACCAGTGTAGTAGCACCGGTGCGGTACTTAGCAAGAGTCGTTGTACAGCTAACCTAAAAGCGGTGGCAGCCGAGGAGTTTTGAGTACGTAAGTTGCAGTCCACCCACAACGCATCTCCCGTCCCGTGCATCAAACGTGCGAAGGAGCCCGAGGAGATACGAGATGCGCCGGTGGCGGTGGCCCTCGCCGCACTTCAACACCGACTCATCCTCCTCCCTCCCCACCGCAACGGCTCAACGTGACGACCCACATGGCCGCTGGTTGCGCGCAACCACCTTTCCACCGATCACGAAGCCCCAACTCCACGTCGCCGTTCGGCCTCGCAACCCCACTCTCCCTGTGTATTGTTGGGCAGCAATCGGCATACGAGCATAGGCCACACCCACGCACCACCCACACAAGTTGGCGCACCGCCCTGCGCGCGGTCGTGCCTACCACCACCCCAAAACACACCGTCGTCAAGCCGGAGTCACGGCAGCGGCGAGTAGATAACCGCGGGTTGGGTACCGTGCGGTTTACCCTGCTGGAAAAAGCGACAGGATCATGGTAACAGGGCCCGAGGCGATGGCTCCTTTTCGGGCTCCCGCCGGCGGAACCCGAGGAGGCCGCTTTCTCTTGGAAACACGCCTTTTTTTCCGGCGACCGATGGATGTGCGAGCCGACCGATGGCAGCCTTCGAATTTAAAAACCGCGGCGCAGCACCGCACAGTACACACCCGAAGCGTCGCAGCGAAAAAGAAGCCAGAGCTTTGACCGGATCAGGCAGGGCCGAGGACGCATGCGACCAAAGCACCGCTCTCACCTGGCCGAGAGATGCGCTACATGCGGCCCAGAGGTATTGCGATAAGCGGTGGGGTTTTCATTTATACGGTGCAATTTAGGGTCCGGAATTCCGGATACGTCCCAGGGGCCATTAATGGCACGGAAAGCTCAGTGTGATTGGGATCGGGATTCGGGCCAGCGCCGGAGCCACCCGTTCCAGCTATGCCCACGCTGGATCGACCGTCCGTCCGAGCAAGCCAGCCAAGATTAGGAGAGGAGGCCAGAGGCGTTGTTTTCAGACGGTGGCGCGGAGATGCAGATTCTCAGGCGGTTGGGCGCGCGCACCGGACAAAACTGTTCTTCTCACATGCTGTCACGTACCACGCCACAGCCGCAGAAGCATAGCGCACACATGACACCCCGATTAAGATAAACTCTAGTGCCCCTCAGATGCACACAAGGGGAGAAACACCTTGATTAAGATATGACACGCATCATTACCAAATAAATGAGACCGCCATACGCTTCCATTCATTCCGAGGACAAGTACAATTCTataattaaatttattattataAAGCCGAGCCTAACTTTGCGGCTGTTGCCGCTAAAGCAACGAACGAAATGAAATACTACTGCAACTAGCTATTACAGCAAAAATCAACAAATCCTTTCTTTTTCGTCATAAGCAACGAACGCCCTTATTCATTCATGGAGCCCACGGCAAAGCTTCAAGCGCAAGCCAAAGGCTGCAAAAGGGGGGAACAGAGAGGGAAACCTTAGCTGGATGTGCGCTGGGACTCCTTGGCAAAGCGGCAAAGCCATGGACGGAGACGGAGAGATAACATGGGCCTTTTATTTCTGCTCCTTCAAGATTAGCCACATTTCACTTCCAACATTATCATCTATCATCTCGCTTGCTACAAACAGCTAACACATCTCTCTCGTCTCCGGAAGCACCCCACTTATTGTTTCTAACAAACCGACTACTAGACATGGATTTCTTGTTTCTTCATCCATCTCCACCGCTTATCGCCGGCACCCCAAAACCAATGTGTCACCAATCCAAAATACACACCTGCTAAAACTGACGCTGCTAATACTGCTCTTCTACTTCTATTACTAGGATATGACCACTACAACCTACTACAAATTACTGCTGATACTAATTTTTATTTTCGAGATTAAACGGAGCCAAGAACGCGGAATGTTCCGGCAGGAGACTGGGTTCACGAACTGTGGCAGAGCGCCGGTGGCGCCGAGGCCTCCGCAGCTCGCATCTTCTGGCTTGCGAGCATGGCGTTGCTCCGACTGATCAAGGCATCTGCGCAACAACAGAGCTCGCTGTCAGATTAACTTGCCATTAATTAACACAATTAAGCTAGTTCAGGATGAGATGTTTACCATGATCAAGAACGATGCCGCCGGCGTAGCGAGGCTGGGCGCCGAGGTCGTCGAGGTTCAGATTCAGAGCATGCACGACACGGGCGGGGACAAGAACCGTCGAGCAGCCTGCAATGACGCGAAAAACACCAAACAGGAAGAATATTTAGCCACCAACGACGAACGCCAGCCCGGGTAATCAACAACCAGAACGGCCAAAACAGGTGTTACGAGGGGCACACGCACCAGACTTCTTCCTGGCCTCGGCGGGGGCGCCGGCCGGGCGCGGGAGGAAGACGCCGGTGCCATTGCGCTCGCGCTTGGCCCCGGGCGGCGTCAGGAAGACGGCCCGCATGCCAGCGGCGGCGGGATGGGTAGGGTGGGGTGCAGGCGTATGCTGCAGCTGCGTCTTCAACAGCGGCGGGAACGACGCCGGGCTCAGGTCAATAGGAGCGGCGCCCGCCCTCTTGGCTGCCGCGTTACGGCGCACGCCCCATGCGGCGGCCGCGGCCAGCTGCCGGTCCCTCTGCTGCTTGAAGAGCTGCTGCTGTTTGAGGAGATGATACTGCATAACACAAACACAAAACAAAGATGTTAAAACCAAGAAATCTTGAGGTAGGAGACGCATAACAAGAGCGCCATGCAACTGAGAACTCACCCTGGCAGCCTGTATCTGGCGCTGCGTGATGAGGTGCGCGAACGGGTGGTAGTACACGCCGCCCGCGGCCGTGCCGGCTGGCAAGGGCAcgtgaggcggcggaggaggaggcgaggcctTCCGCGCAGGCGGCAGAAAGCCACCGCCGCCGTGTAGGCCGTAGGGGTTGCCCGGCGCCGGGATGCTGTTGACCAGCCCGGCTGCCTCGTAGAGGACGTCCCACGGGTCGGCCGGCTGCTGCTCCAGCGGGGACGACGGCGGCGAGTTCCCGTGAGACGCGCCGCTGTTGGGGCTCTCCTGGCCCGACTTAGGCAGCCCACACAGCGTCGACTTGGGCGACCCTGCAGTCACCTCCTCCTGCCAAACAAAGAAGCCAAGAGTCAGGAACCGGCGCAGGTACTACGCATAACAAACCACGCAAACAGAAAGATTGAAGGAGCAAGAAACCAACCTTGGCAGGCGTGACGGCGAGTTTGTCACcgccgaggaggcccgcgaggCGGCGCGAGAGGCCAGCCaagctgtcctcctcatcactctcgctccgcgcggccaccgccgccttctcctcctcgGAGAAGAAGTCGTCGTCCAAGAACTCGTCAGGAAGAAGGAACTCCTCGCCGCCGTCGGACCACTCCACCGCCATTTGCTCCACCTTGAAGAATCCTAGTCCGGGCAATCCGAGCGAGCGGGCCGGCCGTCGAATGGAAGGCAGAGGAGTGCTGTGCTTATCAGCGGAGAGAGGTGGGGGGTCGTGGGAcggagaaggagaggagagggaggggaaTGTCGATGGGCTTCGGCGGGTGCAAATGCTGCTCTCCCTCTCTGTCCGATGGGTTTATAAAAGAGAGGCCAGCGGCGAGATTTGTGGGGAAATAATTATTTTCCTTCATTAAGGAGCTCTCTTTTCTTTTTTAACCTGCCGTGCATGCATTTGTGAGTGGAGTGAGCTGTGCCTGTGACGATGCGTGTGAACCGTAGCCCGGTAGGCTCAGCTCGCATACTAGTACCTCGTCTGCACACAATTTCTGAAGTATATTCTGacttttttcttcagaatgaattGTGCTCCGAACTTTTTCTTTTACCcacttttttttaaaattatttacaAATTGTGCTCCGATTAATTGCACGGAGCATGTTGCACTCTGCCTGCTGTAATCTATCGTTCTAGATCTGATATACAGTAGTAGCATTATaggttactattattattattaatacATTTTATGTGCGCCATGTCAATGGCATTCCACCCACTCACCAGATAGTTAACGGTAGCTGAACCCACTCTACAACCAAATCAGAATAGCGGGAAAGGCAAATTTTCTTCCTTCGTCAGGCACTGACCTAAACCTAAACCGAAACTAGTGCAGTGAGCGCCTGCCGGCCGGCCGGCCAGTGCCGCAAGTGCAACTGCTCTGCTCTGGCTCAGGCTggtcaggctggtcatagtggggagtaacttagactagtatcatacatatgttactagtctatattattaccttcatagtgggtagtgtcataggtgtggtaacatagttgccttcatttattactttgtagactcattatgcattggaaaccgctatgtgatggtaacatattatgttactctatttgcctctctcctcattaactacttgccacatcaccatgatcatagtgggagtaacatagatagtaacatagatgccacataaacaaaattggtgatgtggcaagtagttaatgaggagagaggcaaatagagtaacataatatgttaccatcacatagcggtttccaatgcataatgagtctacaaagtaataaatgaaggcaactatgttaccacacctatgacactacccactatgaagttagtaacatagactagtaacatatgtatgttactacctccgtcccggtgtataagtcattcgcgtagttctaggtcgataatttaactatctaaatatgtattatatgtgacaaaaaatatatatttagaaactacatccgcgtggaaatctagtgatatacttttcatggcatataacacatatttaattcctcaaatcgatgacctagaactacgcaaatgacttatacacccggacggagggagtaccagtctaagttactctccactatgaccagcctcagcCGAGGTTTGGTTTCATGCCATTAAATTGGGCGGGAGTAAAGAAGCGGCGGGAGTTTTTGCGATGCGGTCACGAGAATTGCGTCCACTTCCTCTGAGCGAGGGAGATTTCTCTAGGTAGGCTTTGGGAATTTAAGTTGTGTTCTTTGTACTGCTACAGCGCATTAAAGTCGCGGGCGCTTTAAAGGCGGGTGTGCTGTGGTGTGGTATACGGAGTGGAAAAGGGAAAGGGCGTGGGTTGATGGCGTGATGTCGGGTACGGGCTCGAGTAGAAAACTGGCGAAATGCTGAGCTGCCTGCACCCGGTGGAAATACACGGCGCGCGCCCGGTAACCTGCCGCTGTAAAGTGAAGTGGAGTGAAGTGGGCGGCCGATGCGATCCGGTGGAAGGTACTGTACGTACTTGCGTTAGACAGACAGCAGTACTGTACTGGCGGTCGTGGTACTGGCCCGGCGGTTCATGGCGGCGCCGGAATGGGCGTGACCCGGTAACCCGGTGACTGTGAGACGGCGCTGGTCGACGCGGTGGGGCGGTCGGCGACGAGTGCCCATCCGCCGCTTGGTGACCGAACTTGTATTTTTTTTTCCTTCCTTTTCACATATTAGAGAAATTCTACTCCAATTTACGGGCTTTTCTCGACGGCCGCCCAGAGCCCTCTCTTTTGAGAGCTCTGGATAAGGACATAGGCAAACGGGAAACTGTAGTATAGTACGATGTGCAGCGCCGGCCAGTTGCCTAGGCCGGACCCCACCTGTCATCGGCCTGCTGGGGCACCGGAGCCGGGCTCTCGGAATCCTGTGAATCTCTGCGAACCGGACGCCGGAGATCCCCGCACCGCAacgggggtcccgtgggccccACCACGCCGCTCTCACCCGCGGCCAACCTTGGTTTCGCTCTCGTCTGCCGCTTCGTTGGGCCTACCCAACCGCTCCTACCGACGGGGCGGGCCCTGCCAGGCTGAGGGCCCCCTAACCTCGCGGACGCCAGCCAGGAATTATCATCTCCAGTTCATTTACCCCTAAAAAAAAATTCTTCCCCCTGCCGCTCCCGCAAGCGGCCCGGGAGGAACCCTAAATCGCGCCGCCGCCAGTCCTCCCGCCccgcctcccctctccctcgccgccgccaagggACGACGTCGGGCAAAGCCCGgacgggtcggcggcggcggggtttcTCCCCTCCTCTCCAGGCTCCTGGCGGCGCGGGACGCCAGATCTGGCGCGGAGGTCCTCTCGCCGGCGTGGTTCGCATGTCGGCGGCGGGTGGGGGTGGCTCTGGCGAGGCACGACGCGCCCGTGGCTCTCGTCTCAGCGGAGTGGCACGGCCTTGCTCCGGGTGGCGCGGGGCGAGCTGGCGGCGTCTGGGTCGGCGGTGCCTTGCTCCGGGCGGCGCGGCGTGGCCTCGTCCGGCCTGTGGCGTCGTGGTGGCGCCCCTGGTTGGCGTCGGGTCGGCTGGCAGGCAGCCCTCCCATGCGCGGATCCGTGGCTCTCGGGCATGATCTGGCGCGTTGGATGGCTCCCGGTTGGGGTGCTGCGGGAGACTGTTTCACGACGGGGTGCTCGACGGCGGTCCCCTGGATCCGCACGAGGGTTGCAATGGGTGAGTGGATGTGGGTGGTGTGCTGACTTCGTCGGAGGCGGCAGCGCATGCGCAGCCATGAAGGCGGCGGCGCTGCGAGGCTCGGCTAGGCAGGGCCTGGCGAGCAGCGGGCGCCCGACCACCTACGTgtgaggcggcggcggtgatgccTCGGTGAAGTTGGCGTCGAAGTGTGGCTGATGGTGCGGGTCAGGTCCATCTGTGTGGCAGCCACTAGGTGCGGGTGAAGGCCATCGCGACGGATCTGATCCCCGCATCAATTGGTGGTTGTTGCGGTTCCTGGTGTGCTGAAGGTGGTGGCTTGAGGCGTGCTTCCTCGACAGTGATGTGTGGCTCCGACTGCAAGTGGCTGCGGTGTTGGCGGTGAGAGGCATCTTTCGGGGCTGGCCGGAAGCTTGGTGGCGTGGAAATGTGCAATGCTACGGATGGAAATTATGTTCGGCCTTGGTCGGACCGGCGTCGATGGCACCCGTGGGTGTCATTCCCATTCCTGGAGGTGTCGCCGAGGGTAGCGTCATTGTCCACGTTGCCTTGTATCGGCAACCATCTCCGGGGGCGAAAGCCTTGATTCGTAGGATCGGCACGATGGAGATGTCTTTCCGACGATGTTTCTCTGTTGGGAGCTTTGTGCTTGGAGATAAGAGGCCCTATGTTGCGCTCCTCTGGCGTGCACTGCTGCCCGGATCATTCTTCTTTGGCGCTATGTACGGTCGTCGCTGGTTCTACCAAGGAAGCTAGATTTGCTGTTCTTCGATGATCTGTGGCGTCGGTCGAGACGCGGCGATGATTTCGGTTTTGGGTAGGCTCTTGTATGTCATAGTTTGTAGTCGTGTGTGGTTTTTTTTGTTTGTGTCAGGTGTGGAGTTGTGCTACGCTCGTTGTTCGCAGCGAGAGATAGATGTGGTTGTATGGTTGTATTTCTCTCCTTCCATAGAGATAAGGTACGCAATTTGCGTACCCTCGAAAAAAAAATCTCCAGTTCATTTTCCTCTCGTTCTTTTTTACGAAAATCCTCTCGTTCTTTTTTGGCGGGGAAATTTCCC is from Triticum aestivum cultivar Chinese Spring chromosome 1B, IWGSC CS RefSeq v2.1, whole genome shotgun sequence and encodes:
- the LOC123135629 gene encoding synaptojanin-1; this translates as MAVEWSDGGEEFLLPDEFLDDDFFSEEEKAAVAARSESDEEDSLAGLSRRLAGLLGGDKLAVTPAKEEVTAGSPKSTLCGLPKSGQESPNSGASHGNSPPSSPLEQQPADPWDVLYEAAGLVNSIPAPGNPYGLHGGGGFLPPARKASPPPPPPHVPLPAGTAAGGVYYHPFAHLITQRQIQAARYHLLKQQQLFKQQRDRQLAAAAAWGVRRNAAAKRAGAAPIDLSPASFPPLLKTQLQHTPAPHPTHPAAAGMRAVFLTPPGAKRERNGTGVFLPRPAGAPAEARKKSGCSTVLVPARVVHALNLNLDDLGAQPRYAGGIVLDHDALISRSNAMLASQKMRAAEASAPPALCHSS